One part of the Anaerolineae bacterium genome encodes these proteins:
- a CDS encoding Lactyl (2) diphospho-(5')guanosine:7,8-didemethyl-8-hydroxy-5-deazariboflavin 2-phospho-L-lactate transferase, which yields MKVVAFAGGVGGAKLADGLARCLSPQELTIVVNTGDDFVHFGLKICPDLDTVCYTLAGLANPETGWGRAGETWNTLRALEVLEAPTWFQLGDLDLATHLERTRRLREGETLSEVTRFFCQRWGVAPRLLPMSDDAVQTIVETDQGDLSFQEYFVKYRFEPSVRGFRFEGAAQAVPAPGVLEAISACDVVIFCPSNPWVSIDPILAVAGVRQAILQAKVVAVSPIVGGKALKGPAAKMFAEIGIPPSAQAVALHYGSLLKGFVFDRLDAEEEAEIRSLGLRTLVTDTVMKTIPDRQRLAQEILTFVQTEFLA from the coding sequence ATGAAGGTAGTCGCTTTTGCCGGTGGGGTTGGTGGCGCGAAACTGGCTGATGGTCTGGCGCGCTGCCTTTCCCCGCAAGAATTGACGATCGTCGTCAACACCGGGGATGATTTTGTTCATTTTGGCTTGAAAATCTGCCCCGACCTGGATACCGTCTGCTATACCCTGGCGGGTCTGGCGAACCCCGAAACGGGTTGGGGACGGGCGGGAGAAACCTGGAATACTCTGCGTGCCCTGGAAGTTTTAGAGGCGCCGACCTGGTTCCAACTCGGCGACCTGGATCTGGCTACTCATCTGGAACGCACGCGGCGCCTGCGCGAAGGAGAGACGCTCAGCGAGGTCACCCGCTTCTTCTGCCAGCGTTGGGGGGTTGCCCCGCGTCTGTTGCCGATGAGCGACGACGCTGTGCAAACCATTGTTGAGACTGACCAGGGGGATTTATCCTTTCAGGAATATTTTGTCAAATATCGATTTGAGCCCAGCGTGCGCGGCTTTCGCTTTGAAGGTGCTGCGCAAGCCGTTCCCGCGCCAGGCGTGCTGGAAGCCATCTCCGCCTGCGATGTGGTCATCTTTTGTCCCTCCAATCCATGGGTTTCGATTGACCCCATCCTGGCTGTGGCGGGAGTCCGCCAGGCGATCTTGCAGGCAAAGGTGGTCGCCGTCTCGCCCATTGTAGGCGGCAAAGCTCTCAAAGGTCCGGCAGCCAAGATGTTTGCCGAGATCGGCATTCCTCCTTCCGCCCAGGCGGTTGCTTTGCACTATGGTTCCCTGCTCAAGGGCTTTGTCTTCGACCGCCTGGATGCTGAAGAAGAAGCGGAGATTCGCTCTCTGGGGCTGCGAACCCTGGTGACCGATACCGTGATGAAAACCATACCTGACCGCCAGCGATTGGCGCAGGAGATTCTGACCTTCGTCCAGACGGAGTTCCTGGCGTGA
- a CDS encoding Phosphoenolpyruvate carboxylase, whose product MAIQSTLNDPEIPCGKPLELSQIIHLLGDLLGKVILEFEGVALFEMIERIRADAKARRAGESAADRSLRQIFQRLQPTEAQTITAAFAAYFDLVNLAEERSRLDTLRQRQREIYPRPEHDSIGEAIALLKGRGVTSQQMADLLENLSIEIVLTAHPTEARRRTILSKLQRIAAALEELTQFACTPRQEEALIETIQAEISSLWLTERARVSKYEVTDEVRTGLYYIENVFWHTLPELYEDLDLALAEHYPGLKVDRPWLRLASWIGGDRDGNPNVTPEVTIETLRLHRGLAIENYRRELSEQARRLSISARRFPLPPALQEWLEERQPLPEHSQYIARRYAHEPYRLILSLLASDLAVASQADMKANLLSPQPQPSRITVEHLRRPLHWMEEALPPALRKKNLSRLQRQLGIFGLHAARLDIREDSGMLNRAVGEVLRALQITAEFEQLPPAERRDLLVRVLSAPVPSLAENPGVTTETAKTWALFALVNRARRTYGEELIGALIISMTHCTADILSALLLACWTGCSAALQICPLFESIADLENAAHILEELFAIPLYREHLQTCQNEQMVMIGYSDSNKDGGLLMANWALYRAQEEIIKVAQRAGVKLTIFHGRGGTVARGGGPTNRAIRAQPAGTIQGRFRLTEQGEVIAARYSNPALAHRNLEQLVHAVLLASAPDGKPRVEAAWREALEHMARQAFQTYCQLVKDDAAFLDFWQAVTPIDVIKRLQIGSRPAARQPTVSLTSLRAIPWVFSWMQSRYNLPGWYGLGSGLAALGDEARLREMYQGWQFFHALISNAENSLVRADMEIAALYLPLFEDTRQGRRYYEIIRAEYERTVEWVLRASGHSQLLDDEPITQRAVRLRNPYIDPLNYLQVEMLGRWRSFEDRDSPAAQAVFEVIVLTINGIAAGLQNTG is encoded by the coding sequence ATGGCAATACAATCAACACTAAACGACCCTGAAATCCCCTGCGGCAAGCCGCTGGAACTTTCGCAGATCATACACTTGCTGGGCGACCTGCTGGGAAAAGTTATTCTGGAATTCGAGGGGGTGGCGCTGTTTGAGATGATTGAGCGCATCCGTGCCGATGCCAAAGCGCGGCGGGCAGGCGAATCCGCCGCCGATCGATCGCTGCGTCAGATTTTCCAGCGCTTACAACCCACTGAAGCCCAAACCATCACCGCCGCCTTTGCCGCCTATTTCGATCTGGTCAATTTAGCCGAAGAACGCTCGCGCCTGGATACCCTGCGCCAGCGTCAACGGGAAATCTACCCGCGCCCCGAACACGACTCCATCGGGGAGGCTATTGCCCTGCTGAAAGGGCGCGGCGTTACTTCCCAACAGATGGCGGATTTGCTCGAAAACCTGTCGATCGAGATCGTCCTGACCGCTCACCCCACCGAAGCACGCCGCCGCACGATCCTGTCGAAACTGCAGCGCATTGCGGCTGCCCTCGAAGAGCTAACCCAGTTTGCCTGCACCCCTCGACAGGAAGAAGCGCTGATCGAGACCATTCAGGCTGAGATCAGCAGTCTCTGGTTGACCGAAAGAGCGCGCGTCAGCAAATACGAGGTGACCGATGAAGTGCGCACCGGACTGTACTACATCGAAAACGTCTTCTGGCACACCTTGCCCGAACTCTATGAAGATTTAGACCTTGCCCTTGCCGAACATTACCCGGGCTTAAAGGTCGATCGCCCCTGGTTGCGTCTGGCTTCCTGGATTGGCGGTGACCGCGACGGAAACCCCAATGTGACTCCCGAAGTGACCATTGAGACCTTGCGTTTGCACCGCGGTCTGGCGATCGAAAACTATCGCCGCGAGTTGAGCGAACAGGCGCGGCGCTTGAGCATCAGCGCACGGCGCTTTCCTCTGCCGCCAGCCCTGCAAGAATGGCTGGAGGAGCGCCAACCGCTTCCCGAACACAGCCAGTACATTGCCCGACGCTACGCCCACGAACCCTATCGCCTGATCCTTTCCCTCTTAGCCAGTGACCTTGCTGTGGCTTCCCAGGCGGATATGAAAGCCAATTTGCTCTCGCCGCAACCTCAGCCGTCGCGCATCACGGTTGAGCATTTGCGCCGTCCTCTGCACTGGATGGAAGAGGCTTTGCCTCCCGCTTTGCGCAAGAAAAACCTCTCCCGTTTGCAACGGCAACTGGGTATCTTCGGTTTGCACGCTGCCCGCCTGGATATCCGTGAGGATTCAGGCATGCTCAACCGCGCCGTTGGAGAGGTGCTGCGCGCCTTGCAGATCACGGCTGAGTTTGAGCAGTTGCCGCCCGCCGAACGCCGTGACCTTTTGGTGCGCGTGCTTTCAGCCCCTGTGCCGTCCCTGGCCGAGAATCCAGGGGTGACCACCGAAACGGCAAAGACCTGGGCACTGTTTGCCCTGGTGAACCGCGCCCGGCGCACCTATGGCGAAGAGTTGATCGGAGCGCTGATCATCTCGATGACCCATTGCACGGCTGACATCCTGAGCGCCTTGCTCCTGGCCTGCTGGACGGGGTGCTCGGCTGCGCTGCAGATCTGTCCTCTGTTCGAGTCGATTGCCGATTTGGAGAATGCGGCTCACATCCTTGAAGAGCTCTTTGCCATCCCCCTTTATCGGGAGCATTTGCAAACCTGCCAGAACGAGCAAATGGTCATGATCGGCTACTCGGATAGCAATAAAGACGGCGGTCTGTTGATGGCAAACTGGGCGCTGTATCGCGCTCAGGAGGAGATCATCAAAGTTGCGCAGCGGGCGGGAGTAAAGCTAACCATTTTCCACGGGCGAGGAGGGACGGTGGCGCGGGGTGGCGGCCCGACCAATCGGGCGATCCGTGCCCAGCCAGCCGGCACCATCCAGGGCCGCTTTCGCCTGACCGAGCAGGGGGAGGTGATTGCCGCACGCTACTCCAACCCTGCTCTGGCGCATCGCAATCTCGAACAACTGGTTCATGCTGTCCTGCTCGCCTCTGCTCCGGATGGCAAACCCCGGGTTGAGGCAGCCTGGCGGGAGGCTTTAGAGCACATGGCGAGGCAGGCTTTTCAAACCTATTGCCAGCTGGTCAAAGACGATGCGGCTTTTCTGGATTTCTGGCAGGCGGTGACGCCGATTGATGTGATCAAACGCCTACAAATTGGTTCCCGCCCGGCTGCTCGCCAACCAACCGTCAGCCTGACCAGCCTGCGCGCCATTCCGTGGGTGTTCTCGTGGATGCAGAGCCGTTACAACCTGCCAGGCTGGTATGGATTGGGCAGTGGCCTGGCGGCTCTGGGTGATGAAGCTCGCTTACGCGAAATGTATCAGGGCTGGCAATTCTTCCATGCCCTGATCAGCAACGCCGAGAACTCCCTGGTGCGCGCTGATATGGAGATCGCGGCGCTCTATCTGCCCTTGTTTGAAGACACCCGGCAAGGCAGGCGCTATTATGAAATCATTCGCGCCGAGTATGAGCGGACGGTCGAGTGGGTGCTGCGCGCCAGCGGGCACAGCCAGCTTCTGGATGATGAGCCCATCACCCAACGCGCCGTGCGTTTGCGTAATCCCTATATTGATCCCTTGAACTATCTGCAGGTAGAGATGTTGGGACGCTGGCGCAGCTTTGAGGACAGGGATAGCCCGGCTGCTCAGGCGGTTTTTGAGGTGATTGTTTTGACCATCAACGGCATCGCAGCCGGTTTGCAGAATACCGGTTGA
- a CDS encoding putative permease (major facilitator superfamily), translated as MTSSKAASFPPQFWLLFSGMLISAIGASMIWPFLMIYISERLDSPLTVNASLISLNSAAGLLSSLIAGPIIDRLGRKRVMVISLLTNALGFVFLSHATSLVAFAMLMVLQGASNPLYRVGADAMIADLIPEGKRIDAYSRMRLSNNLGVAIGPAIGGFLASVSYTLAFYGAAGGLFLYGLFVALGAKETLPALVEASRQTRLPEDKALGGYQAVLQDRRFIRFTLTLVLPQISAAILWVLLGVYTKTHFGISEKLYGWIPVTNASMVVLFQLAVTAITRRYPPLLALAIGSLLYGCGVGSVAVGSGFWWFWLSMVIVTVGEMILVPTSSTYVANLAPPDRRGRYMSLYSLTWIVASGIGPLAGGLLNDSLGPLAIWIGGGAVGVLAAVLFVWEWRAGFAAT; from the coding sequence GTGACATCCTCCAAAGCTGCTTCCTTTCCGCCGCAATTCTGGTTGTTGTTCAGCGGCATGTTGATCAGCGCCATCGGGGCAAGCATGATCTGGCCGTTCCTGATGATCTACATCAGCGAGCGGTTGGATAGCCCTCTGACAGTAAACGCCAGCCTGATCTCGTTGAATTCTGCGGCCGGGTTGCTCAGTTCGCTGATCGCCGGACCGATCATTGACCGCCTGGGACGCAAACGGGTGATGGTGATCAGTTTGCTCACCAACGCTTTAGGGTTTGTGTTCTTGAGCCACGCCACCTCGCTGGTGGCTTTTGCGATGCTGATGGTGCTGCAGGGCGCTTCGAATCCTCTCTACCGCGTCGGCGCCGATGCGATGATCGCCGATCTGATCCCCGAAGGCAAGCGCATCGATGCCTATTCACGCATGCGTTTGAGCAACAATCTGGGCGTGGCAATTGGTCCGGCTATCGGCGGTTTTCTGGCGTCGGTCTCTTACACCCTGGCATTTTACGGTGCAGCGGGCGGACTGTTCCTTTACGGGTTGTTTGTCGCCCTGGGAGCAAAGGAAACCCTTCCAGCCCTGGTGGAGGCCTCCAGACAGACCCGCCTCCCAGAGGATAAAGCTCTGGGAGGCTACCAGGCAGTTCTCCAGGATCGGCGGTTTATCCGTTTTACCTTAACACTGGTCTTGCCGCAGATCAGCGCGGCGATTTTGTGGGTTTTATTAGGGGTTTACACCAAAACCCACTTTGGCATTTCGGAAAAGCTCTATGGCTGGATTCCGGTGACCAACGCTTCGATGGTGGTGCTCTTTCAGCTAGCTGTTACAGCCATCACCCGCCGCTATCCGCCGCTTCTGGCGCTCGCGATTGGCTCTTTGCTCTATGGTTGCGGGGTAGGAAGCGTGGCAGTTGGCAGCGGATTCTGGTGGTTCTGGTTGAGCATGGTGATCGTCACCGTAGGGGAAATGATCCTGGTGCCCACCTCTTCAACCTACGTGGCAAACCTGGCACCTCCCGACCGGCGTGGGCGCTACATGAGTTTATACAGCCTGACCTGGATCGTCGCCTCTGGCATTGGGCCGCTGGCAGGTGGCTTGCTCAACGATAGCCTGGGACCGCTGGCGATCTGGATCGGAGGTGGAGCGGTGGGGGTTCTGGCGGCTGTTCTGTTCGTGTGGGAATGGCGGGCAGGCTTTGCAGCAACTTAG
- a CDS encoding Methylglyoxal synthase has product MKIQKITMKPNKKIALVAHDNKKRDLLEWARFNRDLLARHEIYATGTTGSVLERELKIPIHKLQSGPLGGDQQIGAKIAENEIDFLIFFWDPLEPMPHDPDVKALLRMAVVWNIPTACNRATADFMISSPLMDSEYERLVPDYQSYRQRRIEWETNTLQEA; this is encoded by the coding sequence ATGAAAATCCAAAAAATCACCATGAAGCCGAACAAGAAAATCGCCTTAGTCGCTCATGATAATAAGAAGCGCGACCTGTTAGAGTGGGCGCGCTTTAACCGCGACCTGCTCGCCCGCCATGAAATCTACGCCACCGGTACCACCGGCAGCGTGCTGGAGCGAGAATTAAAGATACCCATCCACAAATTGCAGAGCGGCCCTTTGGGAGGCGACCAGCAAATTGGAGCAAAGATCGCCGAAAATGAGATTGATTTCCTGATCTTCTTCTGGGATCCCTTAGAACCCATGCCGCACGACCCGGATGTGAAAGCGCTGTTGCGCATGGCGGTTGTCTGGAACATCCCCACCGCCTGTAATCGGGCTACGGCTGATTTTATGATCTCTTCGCCGCTCATGGATAGCGAATACGAGCGCCTGGTGCCGGATTACCAGAGTTATCGTCAGCGCCGCATCGAGTGGGAAACGAATACCCTGCAAGAAGCATAA
- a CDS encoding HIT family hydrolase, whose amino-acid sequence MWRQGYLRGRVLDFGCGLGVDVQFLKSKNLEAVGYDPYYFPERPQGKFDTILCLYVLNVLLPEEQAHVLMAVSELLKPEGRAYFSVRRDIRHDGFRTHLKHRVEVYQCQVKLPFRSIFCSESVEIYEYCHYNQIQNSPSGCVFCSPDAERELLTESASAYAILDKYPVSLGHALVIPKKHISNYFDLSSHSRTALWIMVERVKWLLEERYAPDGFNVGFNVGEAAGQSIPHVHIHIIPRYKGDVENPKGGIRHVIPGKGNYP is encoded by the coding sequence TTGTGGCGTCAGGGATACCTGCGCGGGCGGGTATTGGATTTTGGTTGTGGATTGGGGGTTGATGTGCAGTTCCTAAAAAGCAAGAATCTTGAGGCTGTCGGCTATGATCCCTATTATTTTCCAGAACGACCACAAGGAAAGTTTGATACGATCCTTTGCCTGTATGTGCTGAATGTTTTATTACCCGAAGAGCAGGCTCATGTGTTGATGGCAGTCTCTGAGTTATTAAAGCCGGAAGGACGGGCTTATTTTTCAGTTCGCCGCGACATCCGTCATGATGGATTCCGCACCCACCTCAAGCATAGGGTTGAAGTTTATCAATGTCAGGTGAAATTGCCCTTCCGAAGTATCTTTTGCTCAGAAAGCGTGGAAATTTATGAATACTGTCATTACAATCAAATCCAGAATTCTCCTTCAGGGTGTGTCTTTTGTTCACCGGATGCTGAACGTGAATTATTAACTGAGTCTGCCAGCGCATATGCCATTCTGGATAAATACCCCGTTTCATTGGGGCATGCTTTGGTGATCCCAAAGAAGCATATTTCTAATTATTTCGATCTTTCCTCCCATTCGAGGACAGCTTTATGGATTATGGTCGAGCGGGTCAAATGGTTGCTGGAAGAGCGTTATGCTCCGGATGGTTTCAATGTCGGCTTTAATGTGGGGGAAGCAGCCGGTCAGAGCATTCCTCATGTTCACATCCATATCATTCCTCGCTACAAGGGGGATGTAGAAAACCCAAAGGGGGGCATCCGGCATGTGATCCCTGGCAAAGGGAACTATCCATAA